A stretch of Rhinopithecus roxellana isolate Shanxi Qingling chromosome 12, ASM756505v1, whole genome shotgun sequence DNA encodes these proteins:
- the PERM1 gene encoding LOW QUALITY PROTEIN: PGC-1 and ERR-induced regulator in muscle protein 1 (The sequence of the model RefSeq protein was modified relative to this genomic sequence to represent the inferred CDS: inserted 1 base in 1 codon) has protein sequence MENFQYSVQLSDQDWAEFSATADECGLLQAGLASGDEPLSSDIDQGDSSGSSPPRPPPLPTGQPAAGGRSWRGCEEEDVATQQLVSRSLCEPVLALGTGQQTPSTSTRAEAPPSLGPGTSPPCQCSSCPGPASSGDQMHRLLQGPAPRPPGEPPRSPESPGHSTGSHRPPDSPGGPARSPSRKKRRAVGAKGGGHAGASTSAQTGSPLLPAASPETAKLTAKARQEELGLGPIGAPEPGPDLGLSTLVPVTEQGTDQIRAPPRAELHTVSTPVQEAHPDVSRAKSDMAVSTPASEPQPDTAVSTLASEPQSSVAPSTPISKLQPDTDMAVSTPVSEHGLDMALPTAGPVAKLEVASSPPVSEAVPRMTESGGLVSTPVPTADVAGPAWSPTRRAGPDVETEVVVSALSAGAPGHRSGEPAPGLTQVPKKKKVRFSVAGPGPNKPGSGEASGLALSATARPSAPQTATGGHGGPGAWDAVAVGPRPHQPRILKHLPRPPPSAVMRAGPGCSFAVTLPEAYEFFFCDTIEEDQDAEAAAAGQDPAGIQWPDMCEFFFQDTGAQRPRQRGAPAPLPRADPVPAPVPGDPVPISIPEVYEHFFREDRLEGVLAPAVLPQLQALEPPRSAFQGXGPETPLKPAAAERLHLALRRAAELRGPVPSFAFSQNDMCLVFVALATWAVRTSDLHTPDAWKTVLLANIGTISAIRYFRRQVGQERHSPSS, from the exons ATGGAAAATTTCCAGTATAGCGTCCAGCTGAGTGACCAGGACTGGGCTGAGTTCTCAGCCACCGCCGATGAGTGTGGCCTCCTGCAGGCTGGCCTGGCCTCTGGGGACGAGCCCTTGTCCAGTGACATTGACCAAGGGGACAGCAGTGGCAGCAGTCCCCCCAGGCCCCCGCCTCTCCCAACTGGGCAGCCAGCTGCAGGAGGGCGGAGCTGGCGGGGCTGCGAGGAGGAGGACGTGGCCACACAGCAGCTGGTCAGCAGGTCTCTATGTGAGCCTGTCTTGGCCCTGGGGACCGGTCAGCAGACACCCAGCACGTCCACACGGGCAGAGGCTCCACCGTCCCTCGGCCCCGGCACCAGCCCTCCCTGCCAGTGCTCATCCTGCCCTGGTCCGGCGTCTTCTGGAGACCAGATGCACAGACTTCTGCAGGGCCCTGCCCCACGGCCTCCTGGTGAGCCCCCTCGGAGTCCCGAGTCCCCTGGCCACAGCACTGGCTCCCACAGGCCCCCCGATAGCCCTGGAGGCCCAGCACGGAGCCCCAGCCGAAAGAAGAGGCGAGCTGTGGGTGCCAAGGGGGGTGGGCACGCAGGAGCCTCTACTTCTGCCCAGACGGGCTCTCCGCTGCTCCCTGCGGCCAGTCCTGAGACGGCAAAGCTGACGGCCAAAGCCAGGCAGGAGGAGCTGGGGCTAGGCCCTATAGGAGCTCCTGAGCCAGGGCCAGATTTGGGCCTATCTACACTTGTCCCTGTGACTGAGCAAGGCACAGACCAGATCAGAGCCCCTCCCCGAGCTGAGCTGCACACGGTGTCCACACCTGTCCAGGAAGCCCACCCAGATGTCTCAAGGGCTAAGTCAGACATGGCTGTGTCCACACCTGCCTCCGAGCCTCAACCTGACACGGCTGTGTCTACACTGGCTTCTGAGCCTCAGTCCAGTGTGGCCCCGTCTACACCCATCTCCAAGCTGCAACCTGACACGGACATGGCTGTGTCCACACCTGTCTCCGAGCATGGCCTGGACATGGCCTTGCCGACAGCAGGCCCAGTGGCTAAGCTAGAGGTGGCTTCATCTCCACCTGTCTCAGAGGCTGTGCCGAGGATGACCGAGTCTGGCGGGCTTGTGTCTACCCCTGTTCCCACAGCTGACGTCGCTGGCCCCGCCTGGTCTCCCACCCGCAGAGCTGGGCCTGATGTGGAGACGGAGGTTGTTGTGTCTGCGCTCTCAGCAGGGGCCCCTGGACACCGCTCTGGGGAGCCCGCACCGGGTCTCACCCAAGTCCCCAAGAAGAAGAAAGTGCGCTTCTCCGTGGCTGGGCCTGGCCCCAACAAGCCAGGCTCAGGAGAGGCCTCAGGCCTGGCCCTATCGGCCACAGCCAGGCCCTCAGCCCCCCAGACAGCAACTGGGGGCCACGGGGGGCCCGGAGCCTGGGATGCTGTGGCCGTCGGGCCCCGGCCCCACCAGCCTCGGATCCTCAAGCACCTGCCTCGCCCCCCTCCCTCTGCCGTGATGAGGGCTGGGCCCGGGTGCAGCTTTGCCGTGACCCTCCCGGAGGCCTATGAGTTCTTCTTCTGTGACACCATCGAGGAGGACCAGGATGCTGAGGCGGCAGCGGCCGGTCAGGATCCGGCAGGCATCCAGTGGCCAGAcatgtgtgaattcttcttccAAGACACGGGAGCCCAGAGGCCAAGGCAGCGGGGGGCCCCGGCGCCACTCCCAAGAGCTGATCCTGTACCGGCCCCCGTACCTGGAGACCCTGTGCCCATCTCCATCCCTGAAGTCTATGAACATTTCTTCAGGGAGGACAGGCTGGAGGGCGTGCTGGCGCCGGCTGTCCTGCCCCAGCTGCAGGCCCTGGAGCCTCCCAGGTCGGCCTTCCAGG GCGGGCCAGAGACCCCCCTCAAGCCAGCCGCAGCAGAGCGGCTCCACCTGGCTCTTAGGCGGGCAG CGGAGCTCCGGGGGCCTGTCCCGTCATTTGCCTTCAGCCAGAATGACATGTGCCTGGTGTTTGTAGCCCTTGCCACTTGGGCTGTGAGGACGTCAGATCTGCATACCCCAGACGCTTGGAAAACAG TCTTGCTGGCCAACATCGGCACCATCTCTGCCATCCGCTACTTCCGCCGGCAGGTGGGGCAAGAGCGCCACAGCCCCAGCTCCTAG